Proteins encoded within one genomic window of Ranitomeya variabilis isolate aRanVar5 chromosome 4, aRanVar5.hap1, whole genome shotgun sequence:
- the LOC143766124 gene encoding testis-expressed protein 47-like isoform X1, which produces MEDRKARVLSWKPEPTPEKLETSYFHQLLNKRMVLNARDDLKSLLHRLIFVCKISPNLADKRDLGEYWEQRFQRYHQGENVTGLLLLYPAYTVHCLESSGDVLYCVIRDLQQMKKQGDRALVLDPKIVVMSHNIPSRLFSQWSYKVLNVPGQYLGEKFSEEATEGIISECLTKMLKIGKHLTKYPKGSRNIPDSVFEKVLELIIPQASILHLLQCKNLLTPEQFLKMYDTPLYIMQDSDRVWPTHVHLKPLKTRSFQ; this is translated from the exons ATGGAGGATAGGAAGGCCAGGGTGCTGTCATGGAAGCCAGAGCCGACTCCAGAAAAATTAGAAACCAGTTACTTTCATCAGCTGCTCAACAAGCGGATGGTCTTGAATGCCCGTGACGATCTG aaaTCCCTTCTGCACCGGCTGATATTTGTTTGTAAGATTTCCCCAAATCTGGCTGATAAGAGAGACCTTGGAG AATACTGGGAGCAGCGATTTCAGCGCTATCATCAGGGCGAGAACGTCACCGGTCTGCTGCTCTTGTATCCCGCGTACACGGTCCACTGTCTGGAG TCTAGTGGAGATGTCCTCTACTGTGTCATCCGGGATCTTCAACAAATGAAGAAACAAGGGGACAG ggcacTTGTTTTAGACCCAAAAATTGTAGTGATGTCTCATAACATCCCCAGCCGCCTGTTCAGCCAGTGGAGCTACAAAGTTTTGAATGTTCCTGGTCAGTATTTGGGAGAGAAGTTCAGTGAGGAGGCCACAGAGGGGATCATCAGTGAGTGTCTGACCAAGATGCTGAAGATCGGGAAGCACCTCACAAAATACCCTAAG GGCTCCAGAAATATCCCAGACTCAGTGTTTGAAAAGGTTCTAGAGCTGATCATCCCTCAGGCCTCCATCTTGCATCTCCTGCAATGTAAAAATTTGCTGACACCAGAACAGTTCCTGAAGATGTACGACACCCCTCTATATATAATGCAGGATTCCG atcgtGTTTGGCCGACCCATGTTCATTTAAAGCCTTTGAAGACCCGATCTTTTCAATGA
- the LOC143766124 gene encoding testis-expressed protein 47-like isoform X2: MEDRKARVLSWKPEPTPEKLETSYFHQLLNKRMVLNARDDLKSLLHRLIFVCKISPNLADKRDLGEYWEQRFQRYHQGENVTGLLLLYPAYTVHCLESSGDVLYCVIRDLQQMKKQGDRALVLDPKIVVMSHNIPSRLFSQWSYKVLNVPGQYLGEKFSEEATEGIISECLTKMLKIGKHLTKYPKGSRNIPDSVFEKVLELIIPQASILHLLQCKNLLTPEQFLKMYDTPLYIMQDSGHVFSSLNQTTV; the protein is encoded by the exons ATGGAGGATAGGAAGGCCAGGGTGCTGTCATGGAAGCCAGAGCCGACTCCAGAAAAATTAGAAACCAGTTACTTTCATCAGCTGCTCAACAAGCGGATGGTCTTGAATGCCCGTGACGATCTG aaaTCCCTTCTGCACCGGCTGATATTTGTTTGTAAGATTTCCCCAAATCTGGCTGATAAGAGAGACCTTGGAG AATACTGGGAGCAGCGATTTCAGCGCTATCATCAGGGCGAGAACGTCACCGGTCTGCTGCTCTTGTATCCCGCGTACACGGTCCACTGTCTGGAG TCTAGTGGAGATGTCCTCTACTGTGTCATCCGGGATCTTCAACAAATGAAGAAACAAGGGGACAG ggcacTTGTTTTAGACCCAAAAATTGTAGTGATGTCTCATAACATCCCCAGCCGCCTGTTCAGCCAGTGGAGCTACAAAGTTTTGAATGTTCCTGGTCAGTATTTGGGAGAGAAGTTCAGTGAGGAGGCCACAGAGGGGATCATCAGTGAGTGTCTGACCAAGATGCTGAAGATCGGGAAGCACCTCACAAAATACCCTAAG GGCTCCAGAAATATCCCAGACTCAGTGTTTGAAAAGGTTCTAGAGCTGATCATCCCTCAGGCCTCCATCTTGCATCTCCTGCAATGTAAAAATTTGCTGACACCAGAACAGTTCCTGAAGATGTACGACACCCCTCTATATATAATGCAGGATTCCG GACATGTGTTTTCGAGTTTAAACCAGACCACGGTGTAG